Proteins found in one Methylobacterium sp. CB376 genomic segment:
- a CDS encoding ATP-binding protein — protein sequence MPGEPANGPVPAGRTAGPAALRDSGQPGRVLLWAAALLAVGLAAWLGGHAAERAALADLRRAAEAGLTLHVAALRAELQKQSSLPLALAADPEIAASLARAAPPGLTAQVSGRLAGIAEATGAAAIYVVRADGLTVAASNAGTPTSFVGNDYTFRPYFREALAAGSGAQFALGTVSGRPGLFLSRRVAGGGGVVVVKVEFEAVEAGWRGGGAEVFVTDPRGIVLVASDPARRFRTLGPISEEERRRIREGLEFGDAPLSPLPFHPGPEDGLLRVAGGAAPARLVLPVDAPVPGTRWRLHTLTPVGAAVRRERLQAQVLAGLVAAASCLGLVLLRQRRQRVRARLAEEAARRAELEAAVAERTRALSEANAQLREEMAERQRAEAERERLGRDLAHAARLAALGQFAASMAHEINQPLAAIRSYADNAAILIGRGRAGEAAENFSAIGRLTERIAGLTRQLKGFARRASGRREPVRLARVLAQAVEIVASQAAERGVALAVEAGGPDLIVLGDEARLEQVVVNLIQNALDAVAGRPDPRVSVRCAASGPRAVLEVSDNGPGLPEGEAGRVFDPFFTTKPQGLGLGLAIARGIVEECGGTLAAARSEAGGALFRVDLARAEVAEAA from the coding sequence ATGCCGGGCGAACCCGCGAACGGCCCCGTTCCGGCCGGCCGCACGGCGGGGCCGGCCGCCTTGCGGGATTCCGGACAGCCCGGCCGGGTCCTGCTCTGGGCGGCGGCCCTCCTGGCCGTCGGTCTCGCCGCCTGGCTCGGCGGCCACGCGGCGGAGCGGGCCGCCCTGGCGGATCTGCGCCGCGCCGCCGAGGCCGGGCTGACCCTCCACGTGGCGGCGCTGCGGGCGGAACTCCAGAAGCAATCCTCCCTGCCGCTCGCGCTGGCGGCGGATCCGGAGATTGCCGCGAGCCTCGCCCGCGCCGCGCCGCCCGGGCTGACCGCCCAGGTCAGCGGCCGGCTCGCCGGGATCGCCGAGGCGACGGGCGCGGCCGCGATCTACGTGGTGCGGGCGGACGGGCTCACGGTGGCGGCGAGCAACGCCGGCACGCCCACCAGCTTCGTGGGCAACGACTACACGTTCCGCCCGTATTTCCGCGAGGCGCTGGCGGCCGGGTCGGGCGCGCAATTCGCCCTCGGCACGGTGAGCGGCCGGCCCGGCCTGTTCCTGTCGCGGCGCGTCGCGGGCGGCGGCGGGGTGGTCGTGGTCAAGGTCGAGTTCGAGGCGGTCGAGGCGGGGTGGCGCGGCGGGGGCGCCGAGGTCTTCGTCACCGATCCCCGCGGCATCGTCCTGGTGGCGAGCGACCCCGCCCGGCGCTTCCGCACCCTCGGCCCGATCTCCGAGGAGGAGCGGCGGCGGATCCGCGAGGGGCTCGAATTCGGCGATGCGCCGCTCTCGCCGCTGCCCTTCCATCCGGGTCCGGAGGACGGGCTCCTGCGGGTGGCGGGCGGGGCCGCGCCGGCGCGGCTCGTCCTGCCGGTCGACGCGCCCGTCCCGGGGACGCGCTGGCGGCTCCACACCCTCACCCCGGTCGGGGCGGCGGTGAGGCGCGAGCGGCTCCAGGCCCAGGTGCTGGCCGGGCTGGTGGCGGCGGCGTCCTGCCTCGGCCTCGTCCTCCTGCGCCAGCGCCGCCAGCGCGTGCGGGCCCGCCTCGCCGAGGAGGCGGCCCGCCGGGCGGAGCTGGAGGCGGCGGTGGCCGAGCGCACCCGCGCGCTGAGCGAGGCGAACGCGCAGCTGCGGGAGGAGATGGCGGAGCGCCAGCGCGCCGAGGCGGAGCGCGAGCGCCTCGGGCGCGACCTCGCCCACGCGGCGCGGCTCGCCGCCCTCGGCCAGTTCGCCGCCAGCATGGCGCACGAGATCAACCAGCCGCTCGCGGCGATCCGCTCCTACGCGGACAACGCCGCGATCCTGATCGGCCGCGGCCGGGCCGGGGAGGCGGCCGAGAATTTCTCCGCCATCGGCCGGCTGACCGAGCGGATCGCCGGCCTGACGCGCCAGCTCAAGGGCTTCGCCCGGCGCGCCTCGGGCCGGCGCGAGCCGGTGCGGCTCGCGCGGGTGCTGGCCCAGGCGGTCGAGATCGTCGCGAGCCAGGCGGCCGAGCGCGGCGTCGCCCTCGCGGTGGAGGCCGGCGGGCCGGACCTGATCGTCCTCGGCGACGAGGCGCGGCTGGAGCAGGTGGTGGTGAACCTGATCCAGAACGCCCTCGACGCCGTGGCGGGCCGCCCCGATCCGCGGGTGAGCGTGCGCTGCGCCGCGTCCGGCCCGCGCGCCGTGCTGGAGGTGTCCGACAACGGCCCCGGCCTGCCGGAGGGCGAGGCGGGCCGGGTGTTCGATCCCTTCTTCACCACCAAGCCGCAGGGGCTCGGGCTCGGCCTCGCGATCGCCCGCGGCATCGTCGAGGAATGCGGCGGCACGCTCGCGGCCGCGCGGAGCGAGGCGGGGGGCGCGCTGTTCCGCGTCGACCTCGCCCGCGCAGAGGTGGCGGAGGCGGCATGA
- a CDS encoding dicarboxylate/amino acid:cation symporter translates to MAVTVPSPLTAPHDPPARRPFYRTLYFQVLVAVAIGILLGHFYPQLGAEMKPLGDAFIKLVKMIIAPVIFLTVVSGIAGMTNLEKVGRVGAKALIYFLTFSTLALLVGLVVANVLQPGHGLHIDPKSLDPKAVATYAGKAKEQSIVDFLMNIIPSTAVGAFAGGEILQVLFFSVLFGFGLAFMGERGKPVLDIIKTTSEAIFGVVHIIMKVAPLGAFGAMAFTIGKYGVASLANLAYLVFAFYLTSAIFVLGVLGAVARYNGFSVVRLVRYIKEELLLVLGTSSSESALPSLLDKMERAGCSRPVVGLVVPTGYSFNLDGTNIYMTMAALFIAQATDTPLSLGEQALLLLVAMLSSKGAAGVTGSGFITLAATLAVVPSVPVVGMALILGIDRFMSECRALTNFIGNAVACIVVARWEGELDETRLAAALAGTPMPLAEEMPALLQPAE, encoded by the coding sequence ATGGCCGTCACCGTCCCCAGCCCCCTAACCGCGCCGCACGACCCGCCCGCGCGCAGGCCCTTCTACCGCACCCTCTACTTCCAGGTGCTCGTCGCGGTCGCGATCGGCATCCTGCTCGGTCATTTCTATCCCCAGCTTGGGGCCGAGATGAAGCCGCTCGGCGACGCCTTCATCAAGCTCGTGAAGATGATCATCGCGCCGGTGATCTTCCTCACCGTCGTCTCCGGCATCGCCGGCATGACCAACCTGGAGAAGGTCGGCCGGGTCGGGGCCAAGGCCCTGATCTACTTCCTCACCTTCTCGACGCTGGCGCTGCTCGTCGGCCTCGTGGTGGCGAACGTGCTGCAGCCCGGCCACGGCCTGCACATCGACCCGAAATCCCTCGATCCCAAGGCCGTCGCCACCTACGCGGGCAAGGCCAAGGAGCAGAGCATCGTCGACTTCCTGATGAACATCATCCCGTCGACGGCGGTGGGCGCCTTCGCGGGCGGCGAGATCCTGCAGGTCCTGTTCTTCTCCGTGCTGTTCGGCTTCGGCCTCGCCTTCATGGGCGAGCGCGGCAAGCCGGTCCTCGACATCATCAAGACCACCTCCGAGGCGATCTTCGGCGTCGTCCACATCATCATGAAGGTGGCCCCGCTCGGCGCCTTCGGGGCGATGGCCTTCACCATCGGCAAGTACGGCGTCGCGTCGCTGGCCAACCTCGCCTACCTGGTCTTCGCCTTCTACCTGACCTCGGCGATCTTCGTCCTGGGGGTGCTGGGGGCGGTGGCCCGCTACAACGGGTTCTCGGTGGTCCGGCTGGTGCGCTACATCAAGGAGGAACTCCTCCTGGTGCTCGGCACCTCCTCGTCCGAATCGGCCCTGCCCTCGCTGCTCGACAAGATGGAGCGGGCGGGCTGCTCGCGCCCGGTCGTCGGCCTCGTGGTGCCGACCGGCTACTCCTTCAACCTCGACGGCACGAACATCTACATGACGATGGCGGCCCTGTTCATCGCCCAGGCGACGGACACCCCGCTCTCGCTCGGCGAGCAGGCCCTGCTGCTGCTCGTGGCGATGCTGTCCTCGAAGGGCGCGGCGGGCGTGACGGGGTCGGGCTTCATCACCCTGGCGGCGACGCTCGCGGTGGTGCCCTCGGTGCCGGTGGTCGGCATGGCGCTGATCCTCGGGATCGACCGCTTCATGTCCGAGTGCCGGGCGCTCACCAACTTCATCGGCAACGCGGTGGCCTGCATCGTGGTCGCGCGCTGGGAGGGGGAGCTCGACGAGACGCGCCTCGCCGCGGCCCTCGCCGGCACGCCGATGCCCCTCGCCGAGGAGATGCCGGCCCTGCTCCAGCCGGCGGAATAG
- a CDS encoding acyl-CoA dehydrogenase family protein — MDFTLSPEVEDYRARVAAFVEREILPVEADRANYDPHENIRLDLLEDLRARAKAAGLWCLQLRRETGGQGLGKVGMAACYTEMNRSIFGPAVFNSAAPDDGNMMVLEALATPEQKRSWLDPIVAGSVRSAFAMTEPHPGGGSDPSMIRTRAERLPDGRYRIFGRKWYITGAAEAAHFILIARTSDDPRYGLTAFLFHRDQPGWEILRRIEIMGPEEHGGHCELAFDGLEVAPEDVLLGEGQGLKVTQVRLGPARLTHCMRWLGLAMRCVEIARAYAAEREGFGVRLAERESVQLMLGGLAMDIEIGRLLVMRAAWELDQGRFARKEISMAKIQVANLLHRAADVGIQINGARGYSKDTVLEWIYRYARQARLVDGADEVHRMVLNRHLEKEGRGFFAWPVG; from the coding sequence ATGGATTTCACGCTGTCCCCGGAAGTCGAGGATTACAGGGCCCGCGTGGCCGCCTTCGTGGAGCGGGAGATCCTGCCGGTCGAGGCTGATCGGGCGAACTACGACCCGCACGAGAACATCCGCCTCGACCTGCTGGAGGACCTGCGCGCCCGGGCGAAGGCGGCCGGGCTGTGGTGCCTCCAGCTGCGGCGCGAGACCGGCGGCCAGGGGCTCGGCAAGGTCGGCATGGCCGCCTGCTACACCGAGATGAACCGCTCGATCTTCGGCCCCGCCGTCTTCAACTCGGCCGCCCCCGACGACGGCAACATGATGGTGCTGGAGGCCCTCGCCACCCCGGAGCAGAAGCGGAGCTGGCTCGACCCGATCGTGGCCGGGAGCGTGCGCTCCGCCTTCGCCATGACCGAGCCCCATCCGGGCGGCGGCTCGGACCCGTCCATGATCCGCACCCGCGCCGAGCGGCTCCCGGACGGGCGCTACCGCATCTTTGGGCGCAAGTGGTACATCACCGGAGCCGCGGAGGCGGCGCACTTCATCCTGATCGCCCGCACCTCGGACGACCCGCGCTACGGGCTCACCGCCTTCCTGTTCCACCGCGACCAGCCGGGCTGGGAGATCCTGCGCCGGATCGAGATCATGGGGCCCGAGGAGCACGGCGGCCATTGCGAGCTCGCCTTCGACGGCCTCGAGGTCGCGCCCGAGGACGTGCTGCTCGGGGAGGGCCAGGGCCTGAAGGTGACGCAGGTGCGGCTCGGCCCGGCGCGGCTGACCCATTGCATGCGCTGGCTCGGCCTAGCGATGCGCTGCGTGGAGATCGCGCGGGCCTACGCGGCCGAGCGCGAGGGGTTCGGGGTGCGGCTGGCCGAGCGCGAGAGCGTGCAGCTGATGCTGGGCGGGCTCGCCATGGACATCGAGATCGGGCGGCTGCTGGTGATGCGGGCGGCCTGGGAGCTCGATCAGGGGCGCTTCGCCCGCAAGGAGATCTCGATGGCCAAGATCCAGGTCGCCAACCTGCTGCACCGGGCGGCGGATGTCGGGATCCAGATCAACGGCGCGCGCGGCTACTCGAAGGACACGGTGCTGGAGTGGATCTACCGCTACGCGCGGCAGGCGCGGCTGGTGGACGGGGCCGACGAGGTGCACCGGATGGTGCTCAACCGGCACCTGGAGAAGGAGGGCCGCGGCTTCTTCGCCTGGCCGGTCGGGTAG